In Micrococcus luteus NCTC 2665, a single window of DNA contains:
- a CDS encoding DUF6112 family protein, whose product MNALTLITDAATTLAALPVLVPMDVDITPNDSGLPGIAQLRTIVGAVMTVGLILSVLALIISAIVWGFGANSSNPHLAGRGKMGVLVSCGAAVICGASVTLINFFWDVGQQV is encoded by the coding sequence ATGAACGCCCTGACCCTGATCACCGACGCCGCCACCACACTCGCCGCGCTGCCCGTGCTGGTGCCGATGGATGTCGACATCACCCCCAACGATTCCGGTCTACCGGGCATCGCCCAGCTGCGCACGATCGTCGGCGCGGTGATGACCGTCGGCCTGATCCTGTCGGTGCTCGCGCTGATCATCTCCGCGATCGTGTGGGGCTTCGGCGCGAACTCCTCCAACCCCCACCTCGCCGGCCGCGGAAAGATGGGCGTCCTCGTGAGCTGCGGAGCCGCGGTGATCTGCGGCGCCAGCGTGACGTTGATCAACTTCTTCTGGGACGTCGGCCAACAGGTCTGA
- a CDS encoding class I SAM-dependent methyltransferase, whose translation MEIETVRAAYARRAGEYIARLGSIDATALADQDLINAWGRSVHGPVLDVGCGPGHWASFLNQTGVKVTGIDPVPEFIDDARARFPDVAFRVGRAEALDVYDASVGGILAWYSLIHTDPSQLTAVFGEFARVLRPGGSILVGFFAGVDLTRFDHAVTTAYFWPPHMLSAVIEDAGFSVIASHTRTDPGRAHGDVKAHRLRW comes from the coding sequence GTGGAGATCGAGACGGTGCGGGCTGCGTACGCGCGACGTGCCGGTGAGTACATCGCCCGACTCGGGTCTATCGATGCCACGGCGCTAGCAGATCAGGACTTGATCAACGCGTGGGGGCGTAGTGTCCATGGGCCTGTCCTGGACGTCGGGTGCGGACCCGGTCACTGGGCAAGCTTCCTGAACCAGACCGGTGTCAAGGTAACGGGGATCGATCCGGTGCCTGAGTTCATCGACGACGCCCGCGCCCGGTTCCCGGACGTCGCCTTTCGGGTTGGACGGGCCGAGGCCCTCGACGTGTACGACGCCAGCGTGGGCGGCATCCTGGCGTGGTACTCACTGATTCACACCGACCCGTCACAGCTGACTGCGGTGTTCGGCGAGTTTGCCCGGGTGCTGCGACCCGGCGGCAGCATTCTGGTGGGCTTCTTCGCCGGTGTGGACCTGACCCGGTTCGACCACGCGGTGACCACCGCCTACTTTTGGCCCCCGCACATGCTCAGCGCGGTGATCGAGGACGCAGGTTTCAGTGTGATTGCCTCGCATACGCGGACCGACCCCGGGCGCGCGCATGGTGACGTCAAAGCCCACCGTCTCCGGTGGTGA
- a CDS encoding DUF6112 family protein: MDVFPDFGGIGGIDDLRAVIGALLTFVLITSVLMLIVSAIIWAIAAANGNYSAAGKGRTGVLVALGTAILAGAGVAWMNWLIDLGQTM; the protein is encoded by the coding sequence ATGGACGTGTTCCCTGACTTCGGCGGGATCGGCGGGATCGATGACCTGCGCGCAGTGATCGGCGCGCTGCTGACGTTCGTGCTCATCACCAGCGTCCTGATGCTGATCGTCTCCGCCATCATCTGGGCCATCGCCGCCGCGAACGGCAACTACAGTGCAGCAGGGAAGGGCCGCACCGGTGTCCTCGTCGCCCTCGGCACCGCGATCCTGGCCGGTGCCGGAGTGGCGTGGATGAACTGGCTCATCGACCTCGGCCAGACGATGTAA
- a CDS encoding M23 family metallopeptidase: protein MVKKLALAALALVFLAPSLVLVGVGVVMNPAASASCTVAGTSVTVGDVPDELTVTTANGETFTLNRQQLTHAATIIETDTSIDGVTRDGLVIALMAALTESTLRMLSNTSVYPESADFPNDGDGSDHDSLGLFQMRPQSGWGTVAELMDPTYQAQAFFGGPTGPNHPSPRGLLDVPGWEQMDKGEAAQAVEVSAYPDRYRNYEPVAETILTTLTGTTATADAVTAGMSTDDTVAPAVQAVAESSRVVFPVPEGTWVLTSEYGPRVHPISGESSFHTGTDFAAPDGTPILAAADGTVTVAEFSGGYGGLIVIEHTLDGQTFATAYGHMWETGIHVQPGDTVTAGQHIGDIGSSGNSTGPHLHFEVRTGGTDGEHIDPAAWLNAHDAADLPEPETGAPAGCDPDTSTPGGQPDPLDGDPDRLVDDPTSDGQITARMLHLYQQGTAAFPDTSWACYSPRPGTRSEHPLGRACDLTFGNAIGQHPTPAQLEAGWDITNWMKDHAETLGVEYLIWQGKIWSLSRDAEGWRDYNGGGMHDPGDVTGGHYDHLHVTARSGS, encoded by the coding sequence ATGGTGAAGAAGCTCGCCCTCGCCGCTCTCGCGCTGGTGTTCCTGGCGCCGTCGCTGGTGCTGGTCGGGGTCGGGGTGGTGATGAACCCTGCCGCCTCAGCCTCCTGCACCGTGGCCGGCACAAGCGTCACGGTCGGCGACGTCCCCGACGAACTCACCGTCACGACCGCCAACGGCGAGACCTTCACCCTGAACCGGCAGCAGCTCACGCATGCGGCGACGATCATCGAGACCGACACGAGCATCGACGGGGTGACCCGGGACGGGCTGGTGATTGCGCTGATGGCGGCGCTGACCGAATCCACCCTGCGGATGCTGTCCAACACGAGCGTCTATCCGGAGTCGGCGGACTTTCCCAACGATGGCGACGGCTCCGACCACGATTCCCTGGGGTTGTTTCAGATGCGGCCGCAGTCCGGGTGGGGCACCGTCGCCGAGCTGATGGACCCGACGTATCAGGCGCAGGCGTTCTTCGGCGGACCCACCGGCCCCAACCACCCCTCACCGCGGGGCCTGTTGGACGTCCCCGGCTGGGAGCAGATGGACAAGGGCGAAGCTGCCCAAGCCGTCGAGGTGTCCGCCTACCCCGACCGGTACCGCAACTACGAGCCCGTCGCCGAGACCATCCTGACCACCCTCACCGGCACCACCGCAACAGCCGACGCAGTCACTGCGGGGATGTCGACCGACGACACCGTGGCTCCAGCGGTTCAGGCGGTGGCGGAGTCTTCACGGGTGGTGTTCCCGGTGCCCGAGGGCACCTGGGTGCTGACCAGCGAGTACGGACCGCGGGTCCATCCGATCTCCGGGGAGAGTTCGTTCCACACCGGCACCGACTTCGCCGCCCCGGACGGCACCCCGATCCTCGCGGCGGCCGATGGCACCGTCACCGTCGCCGAGTTCTCCGGCGGCTACGGCGGGCTCATCGTCATCGAACACACCCTCGACGGGCAGACCTTTGCGACCGCGTACGGGCACATGTGGGAGACCGGCATCCACGTCCAACCCGGCGACACTGTCACCGCTGGCCAGCACATCGGCGACATTGGCTCCTCCGGCAACAGCACCGGGCCGCATCTGCATTTCGAGGTCCGTACCGGCGGCACCGACGGTGAGCACATCGACCCCGCCGCCTGGCTCAACGCCCATGATGCTGCTGACCTCCCCGAACCCGAGACCGGCGCCCCGGCCGGCTGCGACCCCGACACCAGCACTCCGGGCGGGCAGCCCGACCCCCTCGACGGTGATCCGGACCGCCTCGTGGATGACCCCACCAGCGACGGACAGATCACCGCTCGGATGCTGCACCTATACCAGCAGGGCACTGCCGCCTTCCCTGACACCTCCTGGGCCTGCTACTCGCCCCGTCCCGGCACCCGCTCCGAACACCCGCTCGGCCGGGCCTGCGATCTGACCTTCGGCAACGCCATCGGCCAGCACCCCACACCAGCGCAGCTCGAAGCCGGCTGGGACATCACCAATTGGATGAAAGACCACGCCGAAACCCTCGGGGTCGAATACCTCATCTGGCAGGGCAAGATCTGGTCCCTCTCCCGCGACGCCGAAGGATGGCGCGACTACAACGGCGGCGGCATGCACGACCCCGGCGACGTCACCGGCGGCCACTACGACCACCTCCACGTCACCGCCCGGTCCGGGAGCTGA
- a CDS encoding ParB N-terminal domain-containing protein: MSAPAGSIELERTVASIQVGHRHRTELGDIDELAVSIDRDGLLQPITITPEGVLVCGARRLTAIRQLGWKTVNVWVRSGISDRLGHLLAEQDDNVLHKPLTQTEAAALYRELKALMAEDAARRQAAARFSAENQPGSDGGANFAPPSPGASGKTREQAAAMVPGSASHTTLDKIGYLQQLADDTAQPTELRQYVAGELERIDAGAAVDPIYRHIHDLAETARNHREADLHQLAADALTRAKNAKAKKRVPRPAGTPDDAGEPAQYPVRAFVLTWTELIDWWTHYDADQLVAELTDEQIESFLTTVEGTSRFAEELRTARDRRAGHETPARGHLRAL, from the coding sequence ATGAGCGCGCCGGCGGGGTCCATCGAGCTGGAACGCACCGTCGCCTCGATCCAGGTCGGGCACCGACACCGCACCGAGCTAGGCGACATCGACGAACTAGCTGTCTCCATCGACCGCGACGGACTGTTGCAGCCCATCACCATCACCCCCGAAGGCGTGCTCGTGTGCGGGGCCCGCAGGCTGACAGCGATCAGGCAGCTCGGCTGGAAGACCGTCAACGTGTGGGTCCGCTCGGGCATCTCCGACCGGCTCGGTCACCTCCTGGCCGAGCAGGACGACAACGTCCTGCACAAACCCCTGACCCAGACCGAAGCCGCCGCCCTCTACCGGGAGCTGAAGGCGCTGATGGCCGAAGACGCCGCCCGCAGGCAAGCCGCGGCCCGGTTCAGTGCGGAGAATCAGCCTGGAAGTGACGGTGGTGCAAATTTTGCACCACCGTCACCAGGCGCCTCCGGGAAGACCCGGGAGCAGGCGGCGGCGATGGTCCCCGGGAGTGCGTCCCACACCACGCTGGACAAGATCGGCTACCTCCAGCAGCTTGCCGACGACACCGCCCAGCCGACCGAGCTACGCCAATACGTGGCCGGTGAGCTGGAGCGGATCGACGCCGGTGCCGCCGTCGATCCGATCTACCGGCACATCCACGACCTCGCCGAGACCGCCAGGAACCACCGCGAGGCGGACCTGCACCAGCTCGCCGCCGATGCCCTCACCCGCGCCAAGAACGCGAAAGCGAAGAAGCGCGTCCCTCGACCCGCAGGAACACCCGACGACGCCGGTGAGCCGGCGCAATATCCGGTGCGGGCGTTCGTGCTGACCTGGACCGAACTGATCGACTGGTGGACCCACTACGACGCCGACCAGCTCGTCGCCGAACTCACCGATGAGCAGATCGAGTCCTTCCTGACCACGGTTGAGGGCACCAGCAGGTTCGCCGAGGAACTGCGGACCGCCCGCGACCGCCGCGCAGGCCACGAAACCCCCGCACGGGGGCACCTGCGCGCCCTCTAA
- a CDS encoding DUF2637 domain-containing protein: MTVPGSPTSRRWAVVTAVAGTVFIAGGAFWLSFTALADLAARSGVGGSQAWAWPLIVDGIIVVATVAVVALAGQRSAWYPWALLIGGALVSVTANAIHAVVAADADVPGVLAAAVAAVPPVVLLAITHLTVILTRPQPAAEVPTSTDESAIEAAAIEEPGPNEAWEPVSAVTPTDGMEATALSAPTPQENDPVTTPDTRQASADRRAEPQVYAAADSADRRGRAAALRGQGWSNKKIARELGVHPSTVGRWFTSAHLPDTTEHVDAEEAKDA, encoded by the coding sequence ATGACCGTCCCTGGCAGTCCGACGAGTCGACGTTGGGCGGTGGTCACGGCGGTGGCCGGGACGGTGTTCATCGCCGGCGGCGCGTTCTGGCTGTCGTTCACGGCGTTGGCGGACCTGGCCGCCCGCTCCGGGGTCGGCGGCTCGCAGGCGTGGGCGTGGCCGCTGATCGTCGACGGCATCATCGTCGTGGCCACCGTCGCCGTCGTCGCCCTGGCCGGCCAGCGGTCGGCGTGGTATCCGTGGGCGCTGCTGATCGGCGGCGCTCTCGTGTCGGTGACCGCCAACGCGATCCACGCCGTGGTGGCAGCCGACGCCGACGTGCCCGGAGTGCTGGCGGCGGCGGTGGCGGCGGTGCCGCCAGTGGTGCTGCTGGCGATCACCCACCTGACCGTCATCCTCACCCGCCCGCAACCCGCCGCCGAGGTGCCCACATCCACCGACGAGTCCGCGATCGAAGCCGCAGCGATCGAGGAGCCCGGCCCGAACGAAGCGTGGGAGCCGGTATCGGCGGTGACACCAACGGATGGCATGGAAGCCACCGCGCTGTCAGCGCCGACCCCGCAGGAGAACGACCCCGTCACAACTCCCGACACGAGGCAGGCATCAGCGGACCGGCGCGCTGAGCCGCAGGTCTATGCCGCTGCGGATTCCGCCGACCGGCGTGGGCGAGCGGCGGCGCTGCGCGGGCAGGGATGGTCGAACAAGAAGATCGCCCGGGAACTGGGCGTGCACCCGTCCACGGTGGGCCGGTGGTTCACCAGCGCGCACCTTCCCGATACCACCGAACACGTCGATGCCGAGGAGGCGAAGGACGCATGA
- a CDS encoding bifunctional DNA primase/polymerase: protein MMAATDALAGVLSQMTGPWPASAAARELAAAGVPVFPCVPGGKRPLTEHGFHDATTDPGQVEAWWRTHPDANLAVPTGAASGMVVVDVDVHAPTDGYEAFERAHRAGLVSGWAFLVSTPSGGMHAYYPATPDRAQRSWQAARAGVDFRGGGGYILLPPSMVSINGGAVGYRVRQINTGPSATLDSDRLRDFLDPRPTLPPRTGDDVVRSVDVSRLVAWVAARGEGERNRGLFWAACRLAENGVPAPDALDVLAAAASESGLGEREITTTVRSAYRTPQRQARPSSTVQGSPRAADGWFARDATVRTSAPMRGLS, encoded by the coding sequence GTGATGGCCGCTACGGACGCGCTCGCGGGTGTGCTGTCGCAGATGACCGGGCCATGGCCGGCCTCCGCCGCAGCACGAGAACTCGCCGCCGCAGGCGTGCCGGTGTTCCCGTGCGTGCCGGGCGGGAAGCGTCCGCTCACCGAGCATGGCTTCCACGACGCCACCACCGATCCTGGCCAGGTGGAGGCCTGGTGGCGGACGCACCCGGATGCGAACCTCGCTGTCCCCACCGGCGCCGCCTCCGGGATGGTGGTGGTGGACGTCGATGTCCACGCCCCCACCGACGGGTACGAGGCGTTCGAGCGCGCCCACCGTGCCGGCCTCGTGTCGGGGTGGGCGTTCCTGGTGTCCACGCCGTCGGGTGGGATGCACGCCTACTACCCGGCGACACCTGACCGGGCGCAGCGGTCCTGGCAGGCCGCGCGTGCCGGTGTGGACTTCCGTGGCGGTGGCGGCTACATCCTCCTCCCACCCTCGATGGTGTCCATCAACGGTGGAGCTGTCGGCTACCGGGTGCGGCAGATCAACACCGGCCCCTCGGCGACGCTGGATTCGGACCGGTTGCGGGACTTCCTTGACCCGCGCCCGACGCTCCCGCCCAGGACGGGCGACGATGTGGTGCGGTCCGTGGATGTGTCGCGATTGGTGGCGTGGGTCGCTGCCCGCGGCGAAGGGGAACGGAACCGGGGCCTGTTCTGGGCCGCCTGCCGACTGGCCGAGAACGGTGTCCCGGCCCCTGATGCGCTCGATGTGCTCGCGGCCGCTGCCTCGGAATCGGGGTTGGGCGAGCGGGAGATCACGACGACCGTCCGCTCGGCCTACCGCACCCCCCAACGCCAAGCCCGCCCTTCATCGACGGTGCAGGGCTCGCCGCGAGCCGCGGACGGGTGGTTTGCTCGCGATGCGACCGTGCGGACGTCCGCTCCGATGCGGGGGCTGTCATGA
- a CDS encoding IS256-like element ISMlu1 family transposase produces MTAPHIVDPAGLLGEALSEASPDLMRSLLQTVINSLLSADADAVVGAEWGKPTPGRATQRNGYRHRDLDTRVGTLDVAIPKLRSGTYFPEWLLERRKRAESALITVVADCYLAGVSTRRMDKLVKTLGINALSKSQVSRMATELDEQVESFRHRPLGEAGPFTFVAADALSMKVREGGRVVNAVVLLATGVNGDGHREVLGLRVATSETGSAWNEFFADLVARGLTGVRLVTSDAHTGLKDAIAANLPGATWQRCRTHYAANLMGITPKSMWPAVKAMLHSVYDQPDAASVDAQFDRLLDYVSEKLPAVAEHLDGARADILAFTTFPKDVWTQIWSNNPAERLNREIRRRTDAVGIFPNRAAIVRLVGAVLAEQTDEWAEGRRYLGLEVLARCRLTTVDDTGNEVNAEPETTLELSA; encoded by the coding sequence ATGACCGCTCCTCATATTGTCGACCCTGCCGGCCTGCTCGGCGAAGCCCTGTCCGAAGCATCCCCGGATTTGATGCGTTCGTTGCTGCAGACCGTGATCAACTCCCTGCTCTCCGCTGACGCCGACGCGGTGGTCGGCGCCGAATGGGGTAAACCCACCCCGGGCCGAGCTACCCAGCGCAACGGGTACCGGCACCGGGACCTGGACACCCGGGTCGGGACCCTGGACGTGGCGATCCCCAAACTCAGGTCGGGCACGTACTTCCCGGAGTGGCTGCTCGAGCGCCGCAAAAGGGCCGAATCCGCGCTGATCACGGTGGTCGCCGACTGCTACCTGGCCGGGGTCTCGACCCGGCGGATGGACAAACTGGTCAAGACCCTCGGGATCAACGCGCTGTCGAAGTCCCAGGTCTCGCGGATGGCCACCGAGCTGGACGAGCAGGTCGAGTCCTTCCGTCATCGCCCGCTCGGGGAGGCTGGGCCGTTCACGTTCGTGGCCGCCGACGCGCTGAGCATGAAGGTCCGCGAGGGCGGCCGGGTGGTCAACGCCGTGGTGCTGCTGGCCACCGGGGTCAATGGTGACGGCCACCGCGAGGTCCTCGGCCTGCGGGTGGCCACCTCGGAGACGGGGTCGGCGTGGAACGAGTTCTTCGCCGACCTGGTGGCCCGGGGCCTGACCGGAGTCCGCCTGGTCACTTCCGACGCCCACACCGGGCTCAAGGACGCCATCGCCGCGAACCTGCCCGGAGCGACCTGGCAGCGGTGCCGGACCCACTACGCGGCGAACCTGATGGGCATCACCCCCAAGTCCATGTGGCCGGCCGTGAAGGCCATGCTGCACTCGGTGTATGACCAGCCCGACGCCGCCAGCGTGGACGCCCAGTTCGACCGGCTGCTGGACTACGTCAGCGAAAAGCTGCCCGCGGTGGCCGAACACCTCGATGGTGCCCGGGCGGACATCCTGGCGTTCACCACGTTCCCCAAGGACGTGTGGACCCAGATCTGGTCGAACAACCCGGCCGAACGGCTCAACCGCGAGATCCGGCGTCGCACCGACGCCGTGGGCATCTTCCCGAACCGGGCAGCGATCGTGCGCCTGGTCGGGGCGGTGCTGGCTGAGCAGACCGATGAGTGGGCCGAGGGCCGCCGCTACCTCGGCCTCGAGGTGTTGGCCCGCTGCCGCCTCACCACCGTGGACGACACCGGGAACGAGGTGAACGCCGAACCGGAAACCACCCTCGAACTCAGCGCCTAA
- a CDS encoding helix-turn-helix transcriptional regulator, whose product MVARTECLHRRREPIAYDCVKLIFVRAGSAWLFSEFGERPVKVGDAVLLAANTLCGAEPEDWVTVTTLYLDRDYVVDQVFWQYAAVLADRLAAKDFIAARYSEPAQVLRLGEDRAGCLMPWLDELSQLSLDGPAPERFYRMQALLFAVLDVISPFVTTTAARQSPTQHKATCLAAPALRRLAPLRTEARDTAHLLRDEPARRWTLGELAAAVHLSPSQLGRVFVDAYGKTPMTYLATLRAEHLARLLRETDLPIEQAMREVGWHSRGHAARLFRQAVGITPTRYRHLSRQNAVA is encoded by the coding sequence GTGGTGGCGCGGACGGAGTGTTTGCACCGGCGGCGTGAGCCGATCGCCTATGACTGCGTGAAACTGATCTTCGTGCGGGCGGGGTCGGCGTGGCTGTTCAGCGAATTCGGCGAACGCCCGGTCAAAGTCGGGGATGCGGTACTACTGGCGGCGAACACCCTGTGCGGGGCTGAACCAGAGGACTGGGTCACGGTCACCACGCTGTACCTGGATCGGGACTATGTGGTGGACCAAGTGTTCTGGCAGTACGCCGCGGTGCTGGCTGATCGGCTGGCGGCCAAGGACTTCATCGCGGCCCGCTACTCCGAGCCGGCGCAGGTGCTTCGACTCGGTGAGGACCGTGCCGGGTGCCTGATGCCGTGGCTGGATGAACTCAGTCAGCTCAGCCTCGACGGGCCCGCACCAGAGCGGTTCTACCGGATGCAAGCCCTGCTGTTCGCCGTTTTGGATGTGATCTCTCCGTTTGTGACGACCACCGCGGCGCGCCAGTCCCCGACCCAGCACAAGGCCACCTGCCTCGCCGCACCTGCCCTCCGGCGCCTGGCACCGCTGCGGACTGAAGCCCGCGACACGGCTCACCTGTTGCGCGATGAGCCCGCGCGCCGGTGGACCCTGGGAGAGCTGGCTGCCGCGGTGCACCTGTCGCCCTCTCAGCTCGGGCGGGTCTTCGTCGATGCCTACGGCAAGACCCCGATGACCTACCTGGCGACGCTGCGTGCCGAGCATCTGGCTCGCCTGCTGCGCGAGACCGACCTGCCGATCGAGCAGGCGATGCGCGAAGTTGGCTGGCACAGCCGCGGCCACGCCGCCCGCCTGTTCCGCCAGGCCGTCGGCATCACCCCCACCCGATACCGCCACCTCAGCCGCCAGAACGCTGTGGCCTGA
- a CDS encoding FAD-dependent oxidoreductase: protein MSMTNQHAGEASIDCVVVGAGPAGMMAGLLLARRGVRVTVLEKHADFFRDFRGDTIHPSTMRVMDRLGIIDRFLAIPHRRMSTVSVAAPDGESVFADFSRLSEPYNYVAFMPQWDFLDFIAEEARAYPSFELIREAQVTELLVDGDRARGVRYKTPEGERTLSARLVIGADGRHSTVRARAWLPPTESDAPMDVLWFRISRQPDDQVPFVSTGKGFTIVSVDRGSYWQIAYCIPKGDYDVLRSQSTDVVAERLHEALPVLAERFRGEITSWDDLKLLAVSVNRLRRWHRPGLLCIGDAAHAMSPAGGVGINLAIQDAVAAARMLAPTLARGGSPSEQLLAHVQRRREWPARIIQAGQVKILADLYPKSLDETYKTPKAAKIIRNSPFLQKTVARIIGVGLRPESP, encoded by the coding sequence ATGAGCATGACGAACCAGCATGCAGGCGAGGCGAGCATCGACTGCGTCGTTGTCGGCGCGGGGCCCGCGGGCATGATGGCGGGGCTGCTCCTTGCGCGTCGCGGTGTCAGGGTCACCGTCCTGGAGAAACACGCCGACTTCTTCCGTGACTTCCGCGGCGACACCATCCACCCCTCGACTATGAGGGTGATGGATCGGCTCGGCATCATCGACCGCTTCCTCGCGATCCCGCACCGGCGCATGTCCACCGTGTCCGTCGCGGCCCCGGACGGAGAGTCCGTGTTCGCCGACTTCTCCCGACTCTCCGAGCCCTACAACTACGTCGCCTTCATGCCGCAATGGGATTTCCTCGACTTCATCGCTGAAGAAGCCCGAGCGTATCCGTCATTCGAGCTAATCCGTGAAGCGCAGGTCACCGAACTCCTTGTCGACGGTGATCGGGCACGCGGTGTCCGGTACAAGACCCCCGAGGGTGAGAGAACACTCTCGGCGCGCCTGGTGATCGGCGCTGATGGGCGGCACTCGACCGTCCGCGCCCGCGCCTGGCTCCCGCCGACCGAGAGCGACGCCCCGATGGACGTGCTGTGGTTCAGGATCAGCCGTCAGCCAGACGACCAAGTGCCGTTTGTCAGCACCGGCAAGGGGTTCACCATCGTCTCGGTCGACCGCGGCTCGTACTGGCAGATCGCGTACTGCATCCCCAAAGGAGACTACGACGTGCTCCGGTCACAGAGCACCGACGTCGTGGCCGAACGGTTGCACGAGGCGCTCCCTGTCCTCGCAGAACGGTTCCGTGGGGAAATCACCTCCTGGGATGACCTGAAACTGCTGGCCGTCTCGGTGAACCGACTCAGACGCTGGCACCGTCCCGGACTGCTCTGCATCGGCGACGCCGCCCACGCCATGTCACCGGCGGGCGGGGTGGGCATCAACCTCGCCATACAGGATGCCGTGGCTGCCGCACGGATGCTCGCGCCGACACTCGCCCGAGGCGGGAGCCCTTCCGAGCAGCTACTGGCACACGTACAGCGCCGCCGCGAATGGCCCGCGCGGATAATCCAGGCGGGCCAAGTGAAAATACTCGCTGACCTGTACCCCAAGAGCCTTGACGAAACCTACAAGACGCCCAAGGCAGCGAAAATCATTCGAAACTCGCCATTCCTGCAGAAGACCGTGGCACGAATCATCGGCGTTGGCCTCCGCCCCGAGAGCCCATGA
- a CDS encoding TetR/AcrR family transcriptional regulator produces the protein MPKVSAEHMQARRDQIGRAAVEQFSRRGIHSTSMANIIEASGLSAGAIYRHFSGKDEIIAYVARTAIESVFTGIRGLLDAEPLPSPTAVMTLIATRLNESDVSPGYIVQVWGEAATNPTVRSIANEFYDSAFDFLREYLTVWLTTSQGIDLRGAREQAVSQARLMVSLVYAHILQDALIDGHDSHALADSLTTLLPDQA, from the coding sequence ATGCCGAAGGTCAGTGCGGAGCACATGCAGGCCCGGCGGGATCAGATTGGGCGCGCAGCCGTCGAGCAGTTCTCGCGCCGGGGCATCCACTCCACCTCGATGGCGAACATCATCGAAGCGTCCGGACTGTCGGCGGGTGCGATCTACCGGCACTTCTCGGGGAAAGATGAGATCATCGCCTACGTCGCCCGCACCGCCATCGAGAGCGTGTTCACAGGCATCCGCGGACTCCTCGACGCTGAGCCCCTGCCGAGCCCGACCGCGGTGATGACACTCATCGCGACGCGCCTGAACGAGTCCGATGTGTCACCCGGGTACATCGTGCAGGTCTGGGGTGAGGCCGCGACCAACCCCACCGTCCGGAGCATCGCGAACGAGTTCTACGACAGCGCGTTCGACTTCCTACGCGAGTACCTCACCGTCTGGCTCACCACCAGCCAGGGCATCGACCTGCGGGGGGCTCGGGAGCAAGCCGTATCACAGGCCCGCCTCATGGTCAGCCTCGTCTACGCTCACATCCTTCAAGACGCCCTTATCGACGGTCACGACAGCCACGCCCTCGCCGACTCCCTCACGACGCTCCTACCCGACCAAGCCTGA